CAAGATGCAGGTGGTGAAATGACGAAAACAGCAGCGATCATCGGTGGCGGTGTCATTGGCGGCGGTTGGGCCGCGCGGTTCGTATTGAACGGCTGGAACGTTCAGGTTTTTGATCCGGATCCAGAAGCCGCGCGCAAGATTGGAGAGGTGATGGCCAATGCCCGCCGGTCCTTGCCGGGATTAACGGATGTGGCATTGCCGGATGAGGGCGCGATCACATTTCACGAAACCATCGCAAGCGCAGTTGATGGAGCGGAATGGATACAAGAAAGCGTACCAGAGCGGCTGGACATCAAGCACGAGACGTTTGCTGAAGTACAGGCAAACTGCGACGCGAGTGCCGTGATCGGCTCTTCGACTTCCGGTTTTAAGCCGAGCGAATTGCAGCAGGGTGCGCTACGGCCCGGCCAGATTATGGTCACGCATCCGTTCAATCCGGTCTACCTTTTGCCGCTGGTGGAACTTGTACCGGGCGACGCTGGCGATGCTGCGCTCGTCGAGAAGGCGAAGTCCGTGCTTTCGTCGCTGGGGATGCACGCGTTGCATCTGAAGAAAGAGATCGACGCGCATGTGGCGGACCGTTTCCTTGAGGCTGTATGGCGCGAAGCGCTTTGGCTGGTGAAAGACGGCATTGCCACCACCGAAGAGATCGACGACGCGATCCGCTACGGGTTCGGCATCCGCTGGGCGCAAATGGGCCTGTTTGAGACTTACCGCGTGGCGGGTGGTGAAGCAGGAATGAAGCATTTCATGGCGCAGTTCGGTCCGGCACTGAAATGGCCTTGGACCAAGCTGATGGATGTGCCGGAATTCACAGACGAGCTGGTAGATTTAATTGCCGGTCAATCAGACGCGCAATCGGGTGCCTATTCCATTCGCGAGCTGGAGCGGATCAGGGACAACAATCTGGTCACGATGATGCGCGGATTGAAAGCGCAGGACTGGGGTGCCGGCGCGTTGTTGAACGCGCAGGAAAAACTGATGCGAGACGGCAGGCCGCTGGGTGCAAAAGCGGATGATGTGCCTGCAGATAAGCCGGTGCTGACCGCGCGGCGGACCGTGCCGCTGGATTGGACAGACTACAACGGACATATGACCGAGAGCCGCTACTTGCAGGCTTTCGCGGACGCGACGGACCGTTTCATGGAGATGATTGGTTGTGACGCGGAATATATCTCGAACGGCGGAAGCTATTTCACGGCCGAGTCGCATATACGGCATCTGGATGAAGTGCACGCAGGGGCTGTGATCACGATTGATACGCAGGTTGTGCTGGGCGAAGGCAAGAAGATGCACTTGTTCCACACCATGCGGGAGGGCGACCGTGTTCTTGCAACAGGCGAGCATTTCCTGTTGCACGTGAGCCTTGAGACGCGCAAACCGGCACCGCCCTCGCCGCAGATCGAGGCCGCCTTGGCGCGGATCG
The Sulfitobacter noctilucicola genome window above contains:
- a CDS encoding carnitine 3-dehydrogenase, whose protein sequence is MTKTAAIIGGGVIGGGWAARFVLNGWNVQVFDPDPEAARKIGEVMANARRSLPGLTDVALPDEGAITFHETIASAVDGAEWIQESVPERLDIKHETFAEVQANCDASAVIGSSTSGFKPSELQQGALRPGQIMVTHPFNPVYLLPLVELVPGDAGDAALVEKAKSVLSSLGMHALHLKKEIDAHVADRFLEAVWREALWLVKDGIATTEEIDDAIRYGFGIRWAQMGLFETYRVAGGEAGMKHFMAQFGPALKWPWTKLMDVPEFTDELVDLIAGQSDAQSGAYSIRELERIRDNNLVTMMRGLKAQDWGAGALLNAQEKLMRDGRPLGAKADDVPADKPVLTARRTVPLDWTDYNGHMTESRYLQAFADATDRFMEMIGCDAEYISNGGSYFTAESHIRHLDEVHAGAVITIDTQVVLGEGKKMHLFHTMREGDRVLATGEHFLLHVSLETRKPAPPSPQIEAALARIAKGHTSLPRPEGLGRAIGGPR